One Pyrococcus furiosus DSM 3638 genomic region harbors:
- a CDS encoding winged helix-turn-helix domain-containing protein, producing MKVLEEPMSSKEIAKRTNLSERTVRYAIKLLKDSGIVKEVYLLQDARKRVYVLSENFNDILEGSPT from the coding sequence CTGAAAGTTCTTGAAGAACCCATGTCTTCCAAGGAAATTGCAAAAAGAACAAATCTTTCTGAAAGAACTGTTAGGTATGCAATAAAGCTTCTAAAAGATTCTGGAATCGTAAAGGAGGTTTATCTTTTGCAAGATGCGAGGAAGAGAGTATATGTTTTGTCAGAGAACTTTAATGACATCCTCGAAGGTAGTCCTACTTAG
- a CDS encoding daunorubicin resistance protein DrrA family ABC transporter ATP-binding protein yields MKVVEVKDLRKLYPKKIPLPFRKVEYFEALKGITFSVKKGELFGLLGPNGAGKTTTIKILTTLLEPTSGVAKVLGYDVVKEPREIRRRINLVAEGERTLYWRLSGYENLRYFASIYYVPRREAEKRIKELLEMVGLWERRNDLVMNYSRGMKQRLAIAKALINDPEVLFLDEPTLGLDVQSAVFVRELVRKLVDEEGKTVLLTTHYMQEAEELCDRIAIIDHGRIIALDTPEGLKKMVRDNTIVEVKVRNYPGSNPFGLAKVEEQEGVAILRGSIDEEEIPRLVEFLVKNNAKVLSVEVEEPTLEDVFIKLTGRGLRD; encoded by the coding sequence ATGAAAGTTGTTGAAGTAAAGGATCTAAGAAAACTTTATCCCAAAAAGATTCCTCTTCCCTTCAGAAAAGTCGAATACTTTGAGGCCCTTAAGGGGATAACATTTAGCGTAAAGAAGGGTGAACTTTTTGGCCTTTTAGGGCCAAATGGAGCTGGGAAGACTACTACCATAAAAATTCTTACAACTCTACTTGAACCAACTTCTGGAGTTGCCAAAGTTTTGGGTTATGACGTAGTTAAAGAACCCAGAGAGATTAGAAGGAGAATAAATCTAGTTGCAGAAGGTGAGAGGACACTTTACTGGCGTTTGTCGGGTTATGAAAACCTTAGATACTTTGCGAGTATTTACTATGTTCCCAGGAGAGAAGCTGAGAAAAGAATAAAGGAACTTCTTGAAATGGTGGGGCTTTGGGAGAGGAGGAATGATCTTGTAATGAACTATTCTAGGGGGATGAAGCAAAGGCTTGCCATAGCTAAAGCCCTCATAAATGACCCTGAGGTTCTCTTCTTAGATGAGCCAACCTTGGGGCTAGATGTGCAGAGCGCTGTTTTCGTTAGAGAACTTGTGAGAAAATTGGTTGACGAAGAAGGAAAAACAGTTCTTCTAACAACTCATTACATGCAGGAGGCTGAGGAACTTTGTGATAGGATAGCAATAATTGACCATGGAAGGATTATAGCCCTTGATACTCCTGAAGGCCTGAAAAAGATGGTGAGGGATAATACAATAGTGGAAGTTAAGGTACGAAATTATCCTGGCAGTAATCCTTTTGGATTGGCAAAGGTTGAAGAGCAAGAAGGGGTCGCGATTCTTAGGGGAAGCATTGATGAGGAAGAAATTCCCAGGTTAGTGGAGTTTTTGGTCAAAAATAATGCGAAGGTTCTCTCCGTTGAAGTGGAGGAGCCCACTCTAGAAGATGTCTTCATAAAGCTCACTGGTAGGGGGCTTAGAGATTGA
- a CDS encoding ABC transporter permease → MSLLAIIDKEFRMFFRYPLRVISSILVGLVFLLQFVYFGQAILGGRFSRLLEEATGVGDYPTYVLIGYVLWWVSVSPMEASVWGVRRELQRGTFESNVMAPIGILKMIMGLAISWMMMDSIIMLLVFALGVVIFDIKVSAIYVAKAIPIIALAFVTFLGFGIVFAGLVMMLKNIGPLANIFEFVILFLSGVFFPLSTLPEIVRKISWIIPLTHATSAVRKIFIGLSYSSVVNEITAMLILLPVYWAISLAVFKWAEKVTRMMGYGGY, encoded by the coding sequence TTGAGCCTCTTGGCCATAATTGACAAAGAATTCAGGATGTTCTTTAGGTATCCTTTAAGGGTAATAAGCTCAATTTTAGTTGGGTTAGTATTTCTCCTACAGTTCGTTTACTTTGGCCAGGCTATTTTAGGAGGTAGATTCTCTAGACTATTAGAGGAAGCTACAGGAGTTGGGGATTATCCAACTTATGTTCTTATTGGATATGTTCTTTGGTGGGTCTCAGTTTCTCCTATGGAAGCCTCCGTATGGGGAGTTAGAAGAGAGCTTCAGAGGGGAACCTTCGAAAGCAATGTCATGGCTCCAATTGGAATTTTAAAAATGATAATGGGTCTTGCAATTTCTTGGATGATGATGGATTCTATTATAATGCTCCTGGTATTTGCCCTTGGCGTCGTAATTTTTGATATAAAAGTCTCTGCAATCTATGTTGCAAAAGCTATCCCAATAATAGCGCTTGCCTTCGTAACTTTCCTCGGATTTGGAATAGTTTTTGCTGGCTTAGTTATGATGCTCAAAAATATTGGCCCCCTAGCTAATATCTTTGAATTTGTTATTCTCTTCCTTTCTGGAGTTTTCTTTCCCCTATCCACGTTACCTGAAATTGTGAGGAAGATTTCTTGGATTATTCCCCTAACTCACGCAACTAGTGCCGTTAGGAAGATTTTTATTGGATTGAGCTATTCATCTGTAGTTAATGAAATAACAGCCATGCTCATTCTCCTTCCTGTTTATTGGGCGATAAGCTTGGCAGTGTTCAAGTGGGCAGAAAAAGTAACGAGGATGATGGGATATGGGGGTTACTGA
- a CDS encoding SDR family NAD(P)-dependent oxidoreductase, with translation MKPICELISLKGKRALITGAASGIGKATAFRFAEAGADLYLVDINEEGLKLVKERIQEKYDVNVEIFRVNLAKKQEIDILWKLLEGREPDILVNNAGVYWFKDFVEVDEEFYRKVMAINLDSVFWMCQHFIRRRKNRGEVIINVSSIEAFLPFAKGLVHYDTAKLGVVALTRAIAREYGKTIRANVVVPGGIETEGVKKLKKEAIAKFDMEKISTSLHFNARLPMGRFGDPDEVARVILFLASDMASYINGAVIPVDGGFLSA, from the coding sequence ATGAAACCCATATGTGAGTTGATTAGCCTCAAAGGTAAGAGGGCCCTTATAACTGGAGCAGCATCAGGGATAGGAAAAGCAACTGCATTCAGATTTGCTGAAGCTGGTGCTGATCTTTATCTAGTGGATATAAATGAAGAGGGTTTAAAACTTGTAAAGGAGCGAATACAAGAAAAATACGACGTAAACGTTGAAATATTTAGAGTTAATTTAGCTAAGAAGCAAGAGATAGACATACTTTGGAAGTTATTAGAGGGCAGAGAGCCAGATATTCTGGTAAACAATGCAGGTGTTTATTGGTTTAAGGATTTTGTTGAAGTTGATGAGGAATTCTACAGGAAAGTTATGGCAATTAACCTAGATTCAGTTTTCTGGATGTGCCAGCATTTCATTAGGAGAAGAAAAAATCGGGGAGAAGTAATAATAAATGTGAGCTCAATAGAGGCTTTTCTACCCTTTGCAAAAGGTTTAGTCCATTACGACACAGCAAAGCTCGGAGTCGTGGCTTTAACTAGAGCAATAGCTAGAGAATATGGAAAGACCATTAGAGCGAATGTTGTAGTTCCTGGAGGAATAGAGACCGAGGGGGTTAAAAAGCTAAAGAAAGAGGCAATAGCAAAATTTGATATGGAGAAGATCTCAACATCGCTCCACTTTAACGCTAGATTACCTATGGGCCGCTTTGGAGATCCCGATGAAGTAGCAAGAGTTATTTTATTCTTAGCCAGTGACATGGCAAGCTACATTAATGGGGCAGTAATTCCAGTTGATGGTGGCTTTCTGTCAGCCTAG
- a CDS encoding Nre family DNA repair protein: MNSQLCALCKGRKLLCGRPVCPILQKVRIIKEVSPLVNREDFFGSSPPSIFVGEHGYPYVRVGPLVPPIQGDTQYMDSPLSWENVRIEDVIRFRSLLVLGEAKVNVDVRKSSKLIDSLQELAMSIKPVDSEVILKEKPAINILPEEFAPPLGPRGKLKVFKVVDNPKVPRKVDKTISDELKAREAIIGLYESGFDEYYIIRLLSAGLLGVKKRIVPTRWSITAVQDTIGNYLRKNILKNPIIDNFEVYHHEFLGNRYVVLLLPMTYSFELLEVWLKGSLFGTSKPSVIHDYEDFRGLKGYAEQTTGAYYAARLSVLEYLRKRKRQAGIIVFREVTPAYYAPVGVWQIRVGVKKALEKGPIKFENLAEALNQIGNILEHPLEEYLKKSWTLTRFKQRSLTSFLGVV; this comes from the coding sequence ATGAACTCTCAACTATGTGCTTTATGTAAAGGAAGAAAATTATTGTGTGGAAGGCCTGTCTGCCCGATATTGCAGAAAGTTAGAATTATAAAGGAAGTCTCCCCTCTAGTAAACAGGGAAGATTTTTTTGGCTCTTCTCCTCCAAGTATTTTTGTTGGTGAGCATGGATATCCCTACGTAAGAGTAGGTCCCCTCGTTCCACCCATCCAAGGAGATACGCAATATATGGACAGCCCATTATCCTGGGAAAATGTGAGAATAGAGGATGTAATCAGGTTTAGGTCTCTCTTAGTTTTGGGAGAGGCAAAGGTCAATGTGGACGTTAGAAAATCCTCCAAGCTCATTGATTCTCTTCAAGAGCTAGCCATGTCTATAAAGCCTGTGGATAGTGAAGTTATTCTTAAGGAAAAACCAGCCATTAATATTTTACCAGAAGAATTTGCTCCTCCTCTTGGGCCTAGGGGGAAATTAAAGGTGTTCAAAGTCGTCGATAATCCAAAAGTGCCGAGAAAGGTAGATAAAACGATATCTGATGAACTTAAGGCAAGAGAAGCAATTATTGGCTTATATGAGTCGGGTTTTGATGAATATTATATAATTAGACTGCTTTCGGCTGGACTGTTAGGCGTGAAAAAGAGAATAGTTCCCACTAGATGGAGTATTACTGCAGTTCAGGATACAATAGGGAATTATCTTCGCAAAAACATTTTGAAAAATCCTATAATTGATAACTTCGAGGTTTATCATCATGAATTCCTGGGAAACAGGTACGTTGTCTTGCTTCTTCCGATGACGTATTCTTTTGAATTACTTGAAGTTTGGCTTAAGGGCTCTCTCTTTGGGACCTCCAAACCTTCGGTTATTCATGACTATGAAGACTTTAGGGGTCTTAAAGGATATGCAGAGCAAACTACTGGGGCTTATTACGCTGCTCGCCTCAGCGTTCTTGAATACTTAAGGAAGAGAAAAAGACAGGCAGGAATAATAGTGTTTAGGGAGGTAACGCCTGCATACTATGCCCCAGTTGGAGTTTGGCAAATTAGGGTTGGGGTTAAGAAAGCATTAGAAAAAGGGCCCATTAAGTTTGAAAATCTTGCGGAAGCTTTAAATCAGATAGGAAATATATTAGAACATCCCCTAGAGGAATACCTCAAGAAGAGTTGGACCCTTACAAGATTTAAGCAGAGAAGTTTAACTTCCTTCCTGGGGGTAGTGTAA
- a CDS encoding ABC transporter permease — translation MGVTEELEALKGVARKNWKIFLSYKAWFVSDILMGFFFAGNALLIGLGLTGKRTSEALAELTGYSDYLTFAILGFMVLAFGMTFMSGFVWSIVDELYAGTLESSFAAPMRRITFFLGSIVVRLILDLLYLGVYIPLFWVIFGLEINFVNLLKGIIVLIVGAFGMIGLGLMAAGIVIYLKDPGPFVNILEMLVFALSGAMYPVKILPKPLQIMAKLLPYAPTTEAVRKVALVGLSKSAGEIMYLSLISIIYTLLGVLTYRWAERRAREIGLKSY, via the coding sequence ATGGGGGTTACTGAAGAACTTGAGGCTCTAAAAGGTGTTGCGAGAAAAAATTGGAAAATATTTTTGAGTTATAAGGCGTGGTTTGTTAGCGATATCTTAATGGGATTCTTCTTCGCAGGTAATGCTCTTTTGATTGGACTTGGGTTGACAGGAAAAAGGACTTCAGAAGCATTGGCTGAGCTTACGGGATATTCTGATTATCTAACTTTTGCAATACTTGGGTTTATGGTTCTAGCTTTTGGAATGACATTTATGAGTGGTTTTGTGTGGAGTATTGTTGATGAGCTATATGCAGGAACCCTTGAAAGTTCTTTTGCCGCTCCCATGAGAAGAATAACGTTTTTCCTGGGAAGTATAGTAGTTAGGCTAATTCTAGACCTTTTGTACCTGGGAGTATATATTCCCTTATTTTGGGTAATCTTTGGCCTTGAAATTAATTTTGTAAATTTGCTTAAGGGAATTATCGTGTTAATAGTTGGAGCCTTTGGAATGATTGGTCTTGGACTTATGGCGGCTGGAATAGTTATCTATCTAAAAGACCCTGGGCCATTTGTAAACATCTTAGAAATGCTCGTTTTTGCTCTGAGTGGGGCTATGTATCCAGTGAAAATCCTTCCTAAACCTCTGCAAATCATGGCAAAATTACTTCCCTATGCTCCAACAACGGAAGCTGTAAGAAAAGTGGCGTTGGTGGGGCTGTCAAAGAGTGCAGGAGAAATAATGTATCTGAGCTTAATATCAATTATATACACATTGTTGGGCGTTCTCACTTACAGGTGGGCAGAAAGAAGGGCAAGAGAGATTGGACTTAAGAGTTATTGA
- a CDS encoding signal recognition particle protein Srp19: MGRFVVWPSELDSRLSRKYGRIVPRSIAVESPRVEEIVRAAEELKFKVIRVEEDKLNPRLSGIDEELRTFGMIVLESPYGKSKSLKLIAQKIREFRRRSA, translated from the coding sequence ATGGGAAGGTTTGTAGTATGGCCAAGTGAGCTTGACTCAAGATTGTCAAGGAAGTATGGTAGAATAGTTCCCAGGTCGATAGCAGTCGAAAGTCCTAGGGTAGAGGAAATAGTAAGGGCTGCTGAGGAATTAAAGTTCAAAGTTATTAGAGTAGAGGAAGATAAACTAAACCCTAGGCTCTCTGGAATTGATGAAGAATTGAGAACTTTTGGCATGATAGTTTTGGAAAGTCCGTATGGTAAGTCAAAATCCCTAAAATTAATCGCTCAGAAAATTAGAGAGTTTAGAAGAAGGAGTGCGTAG
- a CDS encoding DUF257 family protein: MNLRVLGKILLDEMRNGDVAIVEYSSSSPIHRLVWGEIILKYVDRYEFVIDDFFGIGDVMFRTYLRRISSPDEYTKIMEKTKNIKAIKIGPGKISYASKVEELPLTYNLSEFIKLYYPIIRDILAKSSKRVFFITLGLSQYLYLGEAKALETILLSRSVLPIEDWTSIYFLNTDVAPEKAVAALEEISPIVIQVRNNEILVKKI; the protein is encoded by the coding sequence ATGAACTTGCGAGTTTTGGGAAAGATACTATTAGATGAAATGAGAAACGGAGATGTTGCAATAGTTGAATACTCAAGCTCATCACCAATCCACAGGCTAGTTTGGGGTGAGATAATCCTAAAATACGTTGATAGATATGAGTTTGTGATAGACGACTTCTTTGGAATTGGTGATGTAATGTTTAGGACATATTTAAGGAGGATATCGTCTCCAGATGAATACACTAAAATCATGGAGAAAACAAAGAATATAAAGGCAATAAAAATTGGGCCCGGAAAGATTAGTTATGCTAGTAAAGTCGAAGAATTACCCCTCACGTATAACCTTTCAGAATTCATAAAACTTTACTACCCAATCATAAGAGATATCTTAGCAAAATCTTCCAAAAGAGTGTTTTTTATAACATTGGGACTTTCACAATACCTATACCTCGGAGAAGCCAAAGCTTTAGAAACAATACTTTTGAGTAGAAGTGTTTTGCCAATTGAAGACTGGACCTCAATATACTTCCTAAATACGGACGTAGCTCCTGAAAAAGCCGTCGCGGCATTAGAAGAGATTAGCCCAATAGTGATCCAAGTTAGAAACAATGAAATTCTGGTGAAGAAGATATGA
- a CDS encoding tRNA (adenine-N1)-methyltransferase, which translates to MIKEGEKVLLVDPRGKKYIITVGKKDFHTDLGILKLEEIVGKNYGESIVSHKGYEFKILKPKIVDLIEKMKRGPQIVHPKDAALIVAYAGISPGDFIVEAGVGSGALTLFLANIIGPTGRIVSYEIREDFAKLAWENIKWAGFDDRVEIKIKDIYEGIDEENVDHVILDLPQPERVVEHAAKALKPGGYLVAYLPCANQVIRLHEKLAEFRDVFLKPKTIDVVVFEQEVKKECIRPRTTILAHTGYITFARKR; encoded by the coding sequence ATGATTAAAGAAGGGGAAAAAGTTCTCCTCGTTGATCCCAGGGGAAAGAAATACATTATTACTGTAGGAAAAAAGGATTTCCACACAGATTTGGGCATACTAAAGCTCGAAGAGATAGTTGGCAAGAATTATGGGGAGAGCATAGTAAGTCATAAGGGATATGAATTCAAGATCTTAAAGCCGAAAATTGTTGATTTAATTGAAAAAATGAAAAGAGGCCCTCAAATAGTTCATCCTAAGGATGCTGCACTAATTGTGGCCTATGCAGGAATTTCCCCAGGAGATTTTATTGTAGAGGCTGGGGTTGGGAGCGGGGCACTAACGCTCTTTTTAGCCAATATCATTGGCCCCACGGGAAGAATTGTTAGCTATGAGATCAGGGAAGATTTTGCAAAGCTCGCTTGGGAAAACATAAAATGGGCTGGATTCGATGACAGAGTTGAAATCAAGATAAAAGATATCTATGAAGGAATAGACGAAGAGAACGTTGATCATGTTATTCTTGACCTTCCTCAACCTGAGAGAGTTGTAGAGCATGCTGCAAAAGCTTTAAAGCCCGGAGGTTATCTTGTTGCATATCTCCCCTGTGCGAACCAAGTAATAAGGCTTCATGAAAAACTAGCAGAATTTAGGGATGTATTTCTAAAACCTAAGACCATCGATGTTGTTGTCTTTGAACAAGAGGTTAAAAAGGAATGTATAAGACCTAGAACGACAATTCTAGCTCATACTGGTTATATAACTTTTGCAAGAAAAAGGTAA
- a CDS encoding ADP-dependent ribose-1-phosphate kinase: MKLDVICMGNLNYDITFMLERFPEFHEKVNAKKVYTGLGGSAGNTATWLSFLGLRVGFIGAVGNDDFGRLHLEFFEKIGVDTRGIKVVDEPTGVAVMMVIGEDKRIVKYPGANRFKEVKENYLKLARHLHLSSNPLPLVEKAVNLAKNLGLTVSFDPGEMEVPKHIEEKIDILMMNEDEFKRKYGSLEKITELKSRIAIATLNGGGALVRDENGNVYEIRGLSAKAIDTTGGGDSFDAGFIYGYLNGWDVKDSAKLGMLLAYLTVQKVGARSAVIPLDEVKKIAKELGLDLPFQ; this comes from the coding sequence GCATGGGAAATCTCAACTACGACATAACCTTTATGCTAGAAAGATTCCCTGAGTTCCACGAAAAAGTAAATGCCAAAAAAGTTTACACAGGCTTAGGAGGTTCTGCAGGGAATACAGCAACTTGGTTGTCCTTCCTGGGATTAAGAGTCGGGTTCATTGGAGCTGTAGGAAATGATGACTTTGGAAGGCTACACTTGGAATTTTTCGAAAAGATAGGGGTAGATACCAGGGGGATTAAAGTTGTAGATGAACCAACTGGAGTTGCCGTAATGATGGTAATTGGAGAAGATAAGAGGATTGTCAAATACCCAGGAGCTAATAGATTTAAGGAAGTAAAGGAAAATTACCTAAAGCTCGCAAGACACCTTCACCTTTCTTCAAACCCTCTTCCACTTGTTGAAAAGGCCGTAAATTTAGCCAAAAATCTTGGTCTAACAGTGTCCTTCGACCCAGGTGAAATGGAGGTTCCTAAGCATATTGAAGAAAAGATTGACATTCTAATGATGAATGAAGACGAATTCAAGAGGAAGTACGGAAGCTTAGAAAAAATAACGGAGTTAAAGTCCAGAATAGCTATAGCAACTCTCAATGGTGGTGGAGCTTTAGTTAGGGATGAGAATGGAAATGTTTATGAGATAAGAGGACTATCTGCAAAGGCCATCGATACAACTGGTGGAGGAGATTCCTTCGATGCTGGATTTATCTACGGCTATCTAAATGGATGGGATGTAAAGGATTCTGCCAAACTCGGAATGTTACTCGCCTATCTAACTGTCCAAAAGGTGGGAGCGAGAAGTGCAGTAATTCCACTGGATGAAGTCAAAAAGATAGCAAAAGAGCTGGGCCTAGATCTACCATTTCAATAA
- a CDS encoding Lrp/AsnC family transcriptional regulator, with protein sequence MVRAYILLTVEIGKVQKVIEEVKKIPGVINADAVTGPYDAIVHIEASDLGELTRKILHDIHNIDGVIDTTTAIVVEMEEEE encoded by the coding sequence ATGGTGAGGGCATATATTTTATTGACAGTTGAGATAGGAAAAGTACAGAAGGTTATTGAGGAAGTAAAGAAAATACCGGGGGTTATAAATGCTGATGCAGTTACTGGGCCTTACGATGCAATAGTCCATATTGAGGCTTCTGACCTAGGAGAACTAACAAGAAAAATCCTTCATGACATTCATAACATAGATGGAGTTATAGACACAACAACTGCGATAGTTGTTGAGATGGAGGAAGAAGAGTAA
- a CDS encoding YkgJ family cysteine cluster protein: MRFKPRPFITPVRFKCLFCLDCCRGRHVYLTVSDIKRLVGSGHDPQKFLTFSIEGGNIRFVLSVREWDLGCIFHDPGTGKCTIHPIRPLICRIYPFMVSKRPLGVEGEEPVQYKGRMLWLYYDESCPGINSQEGEVITPEEIAELGVKFEEELSRTTFEDVIKVL, translated from the coding sequence ATGAGATTCAAGCCGAGACCTTTCATAACTCCTGTTAGGTTTAAGTGCCTATTTTGTCTGGATTGTTGTAGGGGAAGACATGTCTATCTTACGGTGTCGGATATTAAACGATTAGTTGGGTCTGGGCATGATCCCCAAAAGTTCCTCACGTTTTCAATTGAGGGTGGGAATATTAGATTTGTTTTAAGTGTGAGGGAATGGGATCTTGGATGTATTTTCCATGACCCTGGGACTGGAAAATGCACTATCCATCCTATTAGGCCTCTAATCTGTAGAATTTATCCGTTTATGGTGTCAAAAAGACCACTTGGAGTTGAAGGAGAGGAACCCGTTCAATATAAGGGAAGAATGTTGTGGTTATACTATGACGAGAGTTGCCCAGGAATAAATTCCCAGGAGGGGGAAGTTATAACTCCAGAGGAAATAGCTGAGTTGGGAGTAAAATTTGAGGAAGAACTAAGTAGGACTACCTTCGAGGATGTCATTAAAGTTCTCTGA
- a CDS encoding tRNA uridine(34) 5-carboxymethylaminomethyl modification radical SAM/GNAT enzyme Elp3 — translation MPEVYEEMSDEAFKAAIEEIVNALLSGEIKSREELERIKVEVAKKYHLPKFPKNSDIWKALPKDAREKFRDLLKKKPTRTISGVAVVAMMTKPFPCPHGRCIYCPGGPAVGSPQSYTGKEPSALRASQYAYHPYIIMMARLKQLYDIGHPIDKVEVIIQGGTFPATDLDYQEWYIKCAFKAMNDFWYFKDIENLEEKLVRLILLKDESVLNEDPKFRKAWEKTHKKKFYYLEEEQKKNEKAKVRMVGLTIETRPDWAFERQIDRMLAFGTTRVELGVQTIFNFIHERVGRGHGVEEIIKATQLLRDAGLKINYHIMPGLPGSNFERDLYVFKTIFEDPRFRPDMLKIYPTLVTRDAPLYAWYKAGLYKPYTTEEAVELLVEAYKIFPKWVRVMRIQRDIPSHLIVAGVKHSNLGQLVFEELVRRGIRPREIRFREVGHQMQKFGKMPEIEHIKLLREDYEAGEGTEIFLSFEDVKNDILIGFLRLRIPSEKAHRKEINCCPSAIVRELHVYGPMVPIGEKPKYEWQHRGYGRELLAEAERIAREEFDAKKMLIISGVGVREYYRKFGYRKDGPYVSKRLDKRYADYKRTNRFDAELNT, via the coding sequence ATGCCAGAAGTGTATGAAGAAATGAGCGATGAAGCTTTCAAGGCTGCAATAGAAGAAATTGTAAACGCACTCCTGTCTGGAGAGATAAAGAGTAGGGAAGAGTTAGAGAGGATTAAGGTAGAGGTGGCTAAAAAGTACCACCTTCCAAAGTTTCCAAAGAACTCCGACATATGGAAAGCCCTTCCCAAAGATGCAAGAGAGAAGTTTAGAGACCTTCTAAAAAAGAAACCTACAAGAACGATAAGTGGAGTAGCAGTAGTTGCAATGATGACGAAACCCTTCCCATGCCCCCATGGGAGATGTATTTACTGCCCAGGTGGACCAGCAGTTGGTTCACCTCAAAGTTACACTGGAAAAGAACCCTCAGCTTTGAGAGCCTCTCAATACGCTTATCATCCTTACATAATAATGATGGCCAGGCTAAAGCAACTCTACGATATTGGCCACCCAATAGATAAAGTCGAAGTTATAATACAAGGCGGGACATTCCCTGCAACTGATCTAGACTACCAAGAATGGTACATCAAGTGTGCCTTTAAAGCCATGAATGATTTCTGGTACTTTAAGGACATAGAAAACTTGGAGGAAAAGCTAGTTCGCCTAATTCTGCTAAAAGATGAGTCGGTTCTTAATGAAGATCCAAAGTTTAGGAAAGCCTGGGAAAAAACCCACAAGAAAAAGTTCTATTATTTAGAGGAGGAGCAGAAAAAGAACGAAAAAGCAAAAGTTAGAATGGTTGGTTTAACAATTGAGACGAGGCCCGATTGGGCATTTGAGAGACAAATTGATAGGATGTTAGCTTTTGGGACAACTAGAGTCGAGCTTGGAGTACAAACAATTTTCAACTTCATTCATGAAAGGGTAGGAAGAGGGCACGGAGTTGAAGAAATAATTAAGGCTACTCAACTCCTGAGGGATGCTGGGTTAAAGATAAATTATCACATAATGCCCGGACTCCCTGGGAGCAACTTTGAAAGGGACCTTTACGTTTTTAAGACGATATTTGAAGATCCGAGATTTAGACCCGACATGTTAAAGATATATCCAACCCTCGTAACTAGAGATGCTCCCCTCTACGCATGGTATAAGGCTGGTCTGTATAAGCCTTACACTACAGAAGAGGCCGTGGAGTTACTTGTTGAGGCGTATAAGATATTCCCCAAGTGGGTTAGGGTCATGAGAATACAGAGGGACATCCCCTCCCACTTAATTGTTGCGGGTGTTAAGCACTCAAATCTAGGACAACTTGTATTTGAGGAACTTGTAAGGAGGGGAATAAGACCCAGGGAGATAAGGTTTAGAGAGGTAGGCCATCAAATGCAGAAGTTTGGAAAGATGCCCGAAATAGAACACATTAAATTGCTTAGAGAGGATTATGAAGCTGGGGAGGGAACAGAGATATTCCTAAGCTTTGAAGATGTGAAGAATGACATACTCATAGGTTTCCTAAGGCTGAGAATTCCGAGCGAAAAAGCCCACAGAAAGGAGATAAACTGCTGTCCCTCAGCCATAGTTAGGGAGCTTCACGTCTACGGACCCATGGTTCCAATAGGGGAAAAGCCGAAGTACGAATGGCAGCATAGAGGGTATGGAAGAGAACTCCTAGCTGAAGCTGAAAGGATAGCAAGAGAGGAGTTTGATGCAAAGAAAATGCTTATTATTAGTGGAGTTGGAGTTAGAGAGTACTACAGAAAATTCGGCTATAGAAAAGATGGACCATATGTAAGCAAGAGACTCGACAAGAGGTATGCAGATTACAAGAGGACAAATAGGTTTGACGCCGAGCTAAATACTTGA
- a CDS encoding CBS domain-containing protein, protein MKNRKISRIMSKRKLIMLARKEELSHNLRYISKVPVSLVMDRDFLKVKPETPLFELIAMFNVEETSAVVVDDENRLVGFITMKDILHYFMPPRRYSIVGIGLLKKYGLTRASRVEDIMVKKPITIKIDDNLGNAIKLMVETGKHHLPVIDEERKVHGILEVKDIIRLIKIVSSE, encoded by the coding sequence ATGAAAAATAGGAAAATTTCGAGAATTATGAGTAAAAGAAAGTTAATTATGCTCGCTAGAAAAGAGGAGCTAAGCCATAATCTGAGGTACATCTCGAAAGTCCCTGTCAGCTTAGTTATGGATAGAGATTTTCTTAAGGTTAAGCCTGAAACTCCTCTCTTTGAGTTAATAGCCATGTTTAACGTTGAGGAGACATCAGCAGTTGTTGTTGATGATGAGAACAGACTTGTTGGATTCATAACCATGAAGGACATTCTTCACTACTTCATGCCTCCCAGGAGGTATTCTATAGTTGGAATTGGTTTGCTGAAAAAATACGGACTTACAAGAGCTTCGAGAGTAGAGGATATCATGGTTAAGAAGCCCATAACAATTAAAATTGATGATAACTTAGGGAATGCAATAAAACTTATGGTTGAAACTGGGAAGCATCACCTTCCAGTTATAGATGAGGAAAGAAAAGTTCATGGTATTCTTGAGGTGAAGGACATAATAAGGCTTATCAAGATAGTATCATCGGAATAA